GACTCAATTTAATATCTTTGTAGACAAAATTCATGACTCTATCAAGCAAGTGCGAGAGTCTACCCTTACTCTACAACAATCCATTACCAGTATGAATGAGCAAGCGAATGATGCTTTGTCATTATATAACGACCAAACAAAGCGTACTGATAGTGTTGCAACTGCTATTAATGAATTATCTTCCAGTGCACAAGAAATAAGTAGTAATGCGCATAATGCTTCAGAACTTGCTTCTGAAGCAAACAAACTCAGTGCAGATAGCCAAGATGTGCTCAATTCAAATATTTCCGGTATCTCTTCTTTGAGTGACAAGATGGCTCAAGCACAAGACACAGTAACCAGTCTTGATCAACATTCAGCTAGCATCGGACAAGTACTTGAAGTGATAAAAGGTGTAAGTGAACAAACTAATCTCTTGGCGCTTAATGCCGCAATCGAAGCTGCAAGGGCGGGGGAAGCTGGTAGAGGCTTTGCAGTCGTAGCTGATGAAGTAAGACAACTTGCACAACGTACACAAGAATCTACCCAAGAAATAGAAAATACTATTTCAGACCTTCAACTTGGCTCAAGTACAGCTGTTGCCGTTATGGTTGAAGCACTGAAGGATTCATCAGAAAGTGCAGATAAAGCTGCTGCTGCAGGTGATAAAATGCAATCTGTTACATCTGCCATAGATGCTATTGATGGCGTAAACCATGCTGTAGCTAGTGCCACACAACAACAAAACGATGTCATACATAATTTAGATTCTGATATTCACCACATCAGTGACATTAGTAAACAAGGTGTAGATAACCTTCATCAGACTTTAGAAGAATGTAGAACACTTCAAGCTCAATTTAGAAACTTAGAAGAGATGTTATTAAAGTTTAAAGTTTAAAGTTTAATAACATTAAAACTCTAATATAAAAGCTCCTGTTGGAGCTTTTATATTTTTAGCAATGATAGGGTATAAGTAAAACTAAAGAAGCAGCATAAGTCGAAATTAATTATATCATTATCTTGTAAGTCTATTTAAATCAATTATTACACCTGTAATAAAATTGTATTTTTTGCGCAACACCACTGTCATTTTACCTATTTAAACTGCACGCAATTTCATAACAATCAATCTAAGGTGTATGCGATGAAGTGCATTAACCCTCTGCTTCTTGCAGGTGTTTTAGCAACAGCAACTGGTGTTCACGCCAATTCTTTAAATCCTGTTGTTGAAAAAAGTGCAGCGATTAATGACTCTGCTTTAAAAACTCAGGGAAAAATTGACTCTATTTCTGACTCTATGCAGTCGAAATTGCAACAATTCAAAACATTAAATAAAGAAATTGATGGTTTGATGGTTTACAACAGTCAATTAGATAAACAAATTCAAAACCAATTAGCAGAGATGGCTGACATCAATGCATCAATGGACCAAGTGTCAGTTATTGAACGCCAGATCACCCCGTTAATGCTTAAAATGATCACAGGTCTTGAGCAGTTTGTTGCTCTAGATGTGCCTTTCTTATTAGAAGAGCGTAAGCAGCGCGTTTCAAAACTTCGTGAAATGATGGAACGTGCAGATGTGACATCAAGTGAAAAATTCCGCCGTGTACTTGAAGC
The sequence above is drawn from the Pseudoalteromonas phenolica genome and encodes:
- a CDS encoding DUF3450 domain-containing protein, giving the protein MKCINPLLLAGVLATATGVHANSLNPVVEKSAAINDSALKTQGKIDSISDSMQSKLQQFKTLNKEIDGLMVYNSQLDKQIQNQLAEMADINASMDQVSVIERQITPLMLKMITGLEQFVALDVPFLLEERKQRVSKLREMMERADVTSSEKFRRVLEAYQVEVEYGRTIEAYPALINVAGQEREVDFLRIGRLELMYVTKDGKTAGIWEKETKQFKELPDTNISQINKALRIARKQLAPDMLTLPINAAK